ACGCAAATAGTTTAGCAGCTAAGCTTAAATCTTAATTAGTAGtaaattagaaagagagagataGTTCTTACAAATCACAAGGCTTGAGCTAAGCACACAACATGATCGACGAAATACTCCAAAGAAAGAAAGATCTTGTATAGCATCATGAGCAATCAGccttaaaacttttcttttttttaattaaaaaaaattcgaagaGTGACTGCTCATGATGTTATATCATTTTTCATCAATGATGAGATCTCTTGTgtttttaatcttttttctttttattttttttcttcttctaataGTTCTAAATAAAGCCTAGTAATTCTCCTATCGGAAAAATCCAGCACCCAGAGCAGGTGGAGGTGCCCAGTAATCAGCTCCATTGTCACCACTCCATACTTCAAGCGTGCATGATACTGGAACCAAGCACAGCCCTCTACTCCTCAGGTCTTTCTTTGCTTCTTCTTTACAATCCTTCAAAATGGCCaaacaaaacaataaataaataacttttttatCATGCATAGTAAATAAGAAAGTAATCTATAAAGCTGAGAACGTCTTTTAACACTTGTAATCTTTATTGGTTATAAAGCTTTTCTCTTTCAAAATTCCCTCCCCCCAAGTTTCATTTTGAGGTAATGGATCCAATAAAGCTTAATTATTACCTGACCAAAACATTTTATGTAATCATTAAGCAATAAATACTATCTTATTTCTCCACGTACGCAGAgagagattttatttttattgggaaGGACGATGTAGTTTTTTTTCTTacagattgttgttgttggtgccTCATGTTAGCTGATCCACTGCCCAAGTAAGGTAAGCTGAGAGCCTATTTTCAGGGAGAGagggaattaaattaattgtgagAGGCTGAATGAAACTTTAAACAGTGTGTGTGCTATCACTGTCACTGCTGGTTCATGGTTGtttgcaaaaaagaaaagaaaaacatcacCTCAATTTGACTCTGAAGGAATCTGATGTACCCAATAGCTTCTGACAATACAGACGCTGTGTCAGTCTGCAaaagagataaaataaaaaagcatATATTATACACCACACACCATTTTAAACCTTCAAAGTCGTATTTAATGGCTTTCTTTCTGTTTATGTTTCGCTGTGTGTGCTTGAagtaaaggaagaaaaaaaaaagaccttCTTTATAGGTTTTCTGCATAAAgaatataaatgtatttattccattaatttcaatcaatctgcaaaaaaaaaaaaatctaaacttttGAGCCTTCATTGATTACACCTTATATTATACCTTCCCGAATGGAGAAACTAGCTGGTGAAGTGATGTAATCCTGTCTCCTAATTTTTCCTTCCTCACCtgttgataaataaattatttttggtcACTAAAATATGTTGCTTCGATcgataaaagaatatttatttattgaacATTACCTTTAAGGTAGATTGGGTTGCAGAAGGTTGAACCCTAGGCTTCTTCAATGGCCCCCCAGTTGCAGTGCTGTTACACTACATAGAAGAAGGAAAAGATGAGACTTTTGATTTTACAGCAATCTGCAACAAacctggttttttttttaaacactatTCATATCAACCAGCAGTTTGTACTTTGTACTTTACCAAACTACAACAATAGACTatgaattttaatataaacttcaaatatatatcagcagaaaaatgttatttattcgattttgtttgtttgttttttttattccTCCCTCTTTCTTACCTCAGAAGACCGATCTGGCTGTGGCTGCCTCCCATGTTCAGCTTTGTTGCCTGAAAAATCCAACATGTTACTGCTGAAACTTGTGACACTGGACTTAGGTGATGAAGCAGCTGACGATATCTGGTGAAACCAAGCTGGTTTATTCGCCTGGtgatgatgaaaatcttcacCTGCATGTCCATACACATAGCTGCTTGCAGAGTTTTCTTGTTTCACATCCACAACAGAATTAGCATTTGAGACTTGGTGTAACGCTTGAAACTGTCCTATATCACCccccttttcttcttctcctaccAATCCACCCCTAAAAAAAAACACTCGTCAGTAATAAATTAAAGATTGAACCCGGTAACATGCATGGTACATATGTATAACACAAAGCTTtcttaagagagagagagagagagagagttacaAGAGAAGTTGACTCCATGACTCAGGAAGCTCCTGGTTATTATCATGCCAAGAAGGAACGGGaagtgaagaagatgaagaagacgaagaagaagaagTGGGTGTGTGAGGGAAGAAAGTAGTGGGAGTAGGATGCAAGAAAGAAGAAGGTGCTGCCGCCACCGCCGCTGCTTGTTGATGATGATGAGTTGGTGGGCGCATGGTGTTGATGTTCCACCAGTTAGGGTTTCCGGCCATCAATTGCTGCACTGGTGAGCTCTGCAACACACCTCGGTTCATGGCCTTATGAATCTTatctaaagaagaagaagaagaagaagatgatgatgatgatcactagaaaactttctcttttcctcctGGTTTTCCTTTCACTTTCCCTTTTATGAAACTACAACTCTCCCAAAACAAGTGTTTGTAGAAACTTTGAGAGCTCTTCTTCCCactccttatttatttatttattaaaggtGTATTTACTTGAAGGAATTTGAATCAATGGAGGTTTTTgggaaaactttgtttttttctttctttgatttctttattgcattgcctttttctttctccttttattttatgtttttctttactctcattgcttttttttttttggccctGCTTTTGCTTTATCTCAAAGTGGgtcagaaaagaaaaaggtagaagcAATTCTCAATTTCTAATTATTCAATAAAACAACCTCAAAtcatatttaaaagaattaaccTACATAGCTAATACAACTTTTGGGACACCCTTTTTCATCATGTCTACCCATACCTAATTTGCTATCGATTACTAcacataaaaacatatacattcGTATTATTGGGCAAGGCAGACTTCTTAAGTTTTTATTCACCTATAtatgttatgaataaattttaaaaaataatttaatttttatatttttttatcaaatttaaatattgttacaattttaattatgttttaatatgtTCAAATTTGAACATTCAATGTTAACAATCTCTTGGCCTAATAGTGACGAAAGTATAAAATTGTAGGTACAAACAATTGTCCTCTACacctatttataataaaattaaacattcaattttttaataaataaataaaatatagtttaattaataCACAAAATCATGGAttacataaaagaaatatatatggaAATAGAGAGGGGTAGCTACATAGGTTGCTCTACATCACAATCCATGGTGTGGGTATGGGCAAGTATGATTTCTAAGTtgaaattaagatttgatttgtCTTGTCTTAATATAGTGGTTTCCTTAATCATGAGCTTACAAACATTATCCATTTGGTTACTACATCCAATTTCCTGCTGGCTGTGTTTTGGTTTTGAATAAGCTACAATGTTGCTTAATGAGGGCAGACATTTTGGAAAATCCAAATGCTAACTATCGTATTAATTAAAACAACATTTCATAAACAAACATCTAATTATTGCATTCATTATCTGTGTACTTAgtgaaaacaataaattttaaataacaatttcTTATACTTAATAACCTATAATCATacatcattatatttttttacatgtgaaacaatatttcatattttaataattaaagttgGATAAATTAAATAggtaatatttaaatttcaatatttttcaagattttagaatttagtcttttttttttaaatttcaaaatttaggacCAACTCTTAAcactgttaatttttttgttaattttttaatgttatattttgaaataaaaaaaacttacttgTTAGCCGTGCAATTAAAAGAATGACATTGTAATTAatctgaatttaataaaaaaattaacaatattaataatttgacctgaattttaaaatctaattaCTAGAGAAATTgcattcttgaaaataaaatatacaaaattaattttttaaattttcaaataatgtaaagacttataacatattttaacttttattttttataaaatatcaaaataaagttaAGGTTAATAATTAATGACAGTTAACTTTGTaacataatattaatatcaaaagttaaatatttacgctttttaaaattcttatacgtatatatatttttaaatacggATTAAATTCAAACGTAGAAATAGATGAGAAGCTTAtggttatatataaaaaaaaagttatttatatattttaaaatattttatacgtAGAATGTTTGGGAGTAGAGTATATGTAGCGGTAGAAAATGACGTCATGATGATGGAaaggaaattattattattattattatgaacaaACTGAAGGAAAATAGAGGGGAGGGTGTGTTtggaataataaaatagtaaaccGCTAAACGTGggataaatgaatgaaaaaatgtgAGCCGCCCGTGACCGCGAGAGGACCGACACGCCACACTTTTCAAGAGGTCAATGTCTAGGGCTTAGATAGATACCCCTATGCCAAGCTCTCGCCCCTCAGGGCCTTCAACAGAATGATTGCAATTTCCAACATGAAtattttttccccctttttttaaagaaatataaaaaaaattaggcttGTTTACTTGATGGTATTataacatttttttcattttctggcCTAATTATTAggcttttttttcatatatatgaaataaaaattaattattaaaatagatgGAATTGTAGATTAATTAGTGAAATAGTTGAACTCGGCACCTGGGGCACCCAACTTCAATTTATCTtgaaattgtaataaaattacaagggaccatttgtgatattattcttttcttttaattgagCATAAGAATAGCTTGTTTCTATGTTTTGGACTAAAAGTGAAATAATATCACAAATGGTCCCTcatgaatttatcaaattttcaagatgaattcttaaaaaaattaattagtaaaataaatctCATATTTACTTGTAGTTCTCATCAAATTCTTGGCTTGAAACCTATTAATATTGTATTGTagcttaaaaaaaacaattaaaactaTATAACTAAAATTAGCTATTATGAAAGTTTGATAAGATGTGGGGACTATTTATGATATTTTCCCATTTTCATTTGAGCTCAAAAAACATATAGAAGGCTTCACCTAGAGGTGCCGGCTTCAACTTTTTCACTAATTAATGTACAACtcgatttattttattaattaatcttttcatttcatatatagggaataaaaacccaaattattttatttatacttgtatgcaattgattttctttattttatttcacacTTCTATTTTTAGGAATAAATGTTTGTTTTTTTAGGGGAGAGGTGGGTGGATAGTCAGTTTGGTTTTATTTTACATACTAAGTGATCGAATAATTGATATATCCTTTAACAaatattgatataaaaaaattatatttaaagaaatatatttttatgaattataataataagataaaatttgaataataaatagaATTAATGAAACTaaactttaaaggataaataCTTTTAACTATCAAGGTATGAAATAACATaataattaatgttaattaaaatggTATTGTAATAAAAAACAAGATATCCTCTTGGAATTAATGAGATTATTCCATGACAAACATTCCCTTAGATACGCATTTCAACGCTGCAAACAAACaagcataaaaaaaaaaaaagaccccTTAAATCCTGAGCTAATCTGACAATCTACTTAACCACCAAACAACAAAGAATGGAACAAACACCTCTCTCTTGTCTTCTGCTTCATTCTTTTGTATTCTCTCCTTTGCTTGTTTGATAGCAACACTAAAAATGAATAATAtcgattaaaattttattaatttaaaacaattaaaatcattttcaaattataatattatgtattaaaatgtaaaatgaattatttaatttttatggtaCAAATTTAGAAAAACTGATATTGACGTTTTTCAATTGGCATATGAATCACCTGCTGCACCTTGTTGTTTAATTAAGGCAAGCTgtaaatatatattgaattaataaatattaatggAAATTTTGGTTTATTGGGGTAGGacgcaattttttttttaaaaattgagtttgaaggtttgggtaaattatattgtggatgttttttttttctatttaaatactATATCATTTATGAGTAAGTTtggatatattttaattattttttattgtatttaagaTTAGTTAATTTTAATGATAATTATTTGGATACATATTATCATTTGTATTTAGGTATAATGGTAATACACGTTACTGATAAAGGATGAGAAGGATGGATGTGAAAGCGGATCGTAAAGTTAGTCGAAGTCAcgaatttgacttagggctctagacgtttGGGAAAAAACTtagattttgacacaacctgaaacaaaattgaatccaagtcagataaaacaattaaaataaataactaaaataaaacaataaatcaaaaattaaggaagcgaataaagaagataaatgaaaagatagaacgtggtgtgtagaagtcctaagaagccttggaaacacgaaTAATCTCAAACGGCTCTAATTTTCCCTCCAAGATAGAAACCTtagcaagaaaaagtttgaagatgctccccacaatctaaaaagattgttaaaactttCCAAAAGAAACTCAAGAAAAATTTGTCTGAATTGTGTACAATGGAAAGGCTTATATATAGGCTAGCTCaataaaataaaactcttaagtatactagaactctaatttaatagATGATAAATACAATactgggctcatatataataaaaattaagcctaaaacccaaactgtaacagccaaattttttagtggtgtcggaaacagtgattcgagatcactaaatccgacgagtaagtttagaaattttaacaaataataattataggccaagcgcgaacttaaaagaattatttttaattagtgaattttgcgattttaaaagaattaatcaggtaaatttgattgaaaacgaggtatcgagaccttggatttataaaccgagccataaatatttttataaatatttatggagtgttattaagttagtattaaagtttcgctagaaaattttaacatttggttagtcaattaattaaaaaggactaaattgaaaatagtgcgaaatttgttaaattgtgattaaatagtttaagtgattaaaaaggagggatttaaaaggcaattggacccaaattgtatgggctggacggttgggcaagaaaatcagcaaaaaagacaaggagaaacaagggcaaaatgggaaattttgtaaattaaacatataaaagacaaatttgaaaaatctagagatatcatcatttttcttcagcaaaaacaccatgggaggtctgaaagctgctggtttttcatactttgacatatgtgagttcaattcttacccttttctttgagatttttatgtttttgtgacttttacaattaggtccaagtgtttaattcattagtttttgattttatgaacaaaattaaaagctatcattgataagtgttagctgtttatgatgaaataaaatgaatttgaacctttgattttgttgtttgatgattttatcaagtaatttcaatagatatttgattttaggacctaattgtgaaaaagttgtgaattaaggtttagtgttaaaattctgaatagtttagaatgatggaataaaatgttaattgagaaaaattagcttaatagatgggttaattgagcaaggactgaattgcatgacctttgaaatttagaggaaaaatggtagtaaacatcttgaactaaaacaatattggacagcagaagtagactaactttgaaaaatcaccataaattgtataaatcgaattagaagatgaataaaatatgaaattaaagattattaagtctagtttttcatagaagaagcggtttaagcaatggatttgtaaattatgagatataatgaattttgtgagacaatgttagaatgaattcgggttcccctgttttgactttgtaaaatcaccaaaaattggagaaaattaattagagtctcaaatttatatgcttagaatccttaatgagtctatttttaatataaatcaatgggaacattatccgagttttgtactgtgatataattaatttttagtgaagagaggtcagaactgttggatagtgaaacaggggaaacttaaatgaataaactgtactaattggctaaacaaaaaattcttaaaattttatggtggaatgatatgtgagtctagttttagataaaatttacggatctcaattttgagctctgtagctcgaatagtaaataattgagtgactatgactcgtatGAACAGATTaatgtgagcattaataagtaaattataaaatcgcacttacaagaatgttatatacattaaggatgtggaatggagaggaggaggagaaaaaaatatatatgaatattcagttagcatggctaatttgcatgttttaagctcatggactaaattgaataaaagtaaaactttagggggtaattttgtaaaaatgtcaaaaatgactaaattgaagggaataaattgttttattatctaaattaataaattgaataaaattatcaatttaagattgggtgaaatttgggaaaatggtaaattaccaatattCCCCTAAATTtgggtatttctgcaatttagtcaggtaggttcggatactctgaatgagcatgtaaatatgaaaatttaagtattgtatcatattttaaatgatattttgaattgaatatataaaaaggatgttacatgaaacatgaaaatgaatactaaatagtatatgttaattgaaattattttgaaaatttcggtaatgcctcgtatcctatcccggtctcaagtacgggtatggggtattacacaaacccaatatgatttaaactcgaattaaaagacCGAAACTCGTAATTCCTGTCATAATCCCGTTCAGAAATTCTGCTCGCACAGacttcactaaaatggtcataacttaagctcccgaactcaaaatcgagtgattcaaaatgtgttttgaagctaagagatagatcttaaAACGTCatgaagacatctcaacccaGAAATGTCAGGATCATATCCAAAAAGTCATCGCAAGTCTTTTGATTTCCCAAGCCTGAAAATGGGCAATTTTGGTGATTGTAATCTAATAAATTTCATCTCATTCGTGCATATATCAGTTACACTTTCAAGTGTAAAACTCAAATTCGACCATTGAATATGACATTATTAAAAGGGACAACTATGAACccgaaaataattaatttttatagacCATAAAAGATATGAAAGCAGAGACATCGTTAAGGTGTCAAGCAATGACCCTACCCCTAACCCCTAACGACAAATAtgtctttttttttgtgtgtgtgtgtgaataaaataaaacattttacaaaaaattagaAAGAGTCTAAAGGAGAAACTACATATAACTGTAAGCCTTCCCCTCTGTCAAAAGCCAACTTGGCAATGTGGTCAACTTCAACGTTATCTTCTCTAGGGACATGTTCAATTGACCAATTCTCCACACTCTGCAAAAGTTGAGTTATACGTCTGATTATTGCTGAATTTAACCGCTTTGACAATACTTTCTTGATAGCTTCAATAACTTCCATGTTATCTGTTTGCACCAATATCTTGTCATGTTATTTTTTTTGCACCAATGCCACACCATAAAAAATGCCCTACAATTCAACTTAAAAAACCGAACATTTCGCCAATCTACGATTAAACCCAAGGATCCAGTTCCCATTGTAATCTCTCAAAACTCCTTTTGTAGCAGCGCATGCATACTGTGTTGATCTTAATAGCTCCATTGGTTTTTAAATGAATCCACCCTTTTATTTCCACCATCTCCTCCCCAAGACTTGTCTTACAGAATCTCCTCATTTACAAGCagaaatgaatttataaatttcaaattaatataacagtaaaattatactttgatgactaaaattttattatttaaccatcaactttaaaataatttttttaacttcaccCTACCCCAcgtatatatgttaaattaaaacattcatatcGAAATAAACAGTTAATGTGATGTTTCAAACCTCAAATCGGCATTGGCCATGTTGTAGTTTTGTTTGAACTCCAATAATATTACCCCATCAAaggtttgtttttttctttcccttttttggGGTTCCATACTGGTTCGTGCTTTGAGCATTGGATTCCTCAAATCACATGCTTTTGTACTAATAAATTTAgcaattaagattaattaaagcCATAATTATTCTTCTATGTGATCCCAAGACCGCTTctgtataaatttataataaatgcCTGCCTGCCTACCCTAAAACCCTCACCTCCATTTCTTATTTCAAAGGCCTAAACCAAACAAAAGGAGGGGAAATCTATAATTAGTAGGTGAAATTTTCACCTAATTATAATTAAAGGTTAAAACAGTTTTAGACTAGAAacgtaattttaattttatatacaaCTAAATTATATCACACCTATTATTGATATAgatgaataataatattttaaagcaTTAATCACGAATTTGCTTATCTTTTTTAACTAAATGTCAACAAATgaatagaaattaaaaagattaaattaattttgttgcTAATCTATACTGTGTTTTATCAATGTTGATGTTACCCTCAATCCAATCAGCAATTCAACCGTAATCAAAATAAGTTATACTATTTCGAgaatattttagtctttttattttaacaaaaatcaataaaaatatgcatatggtaaGATTTGAACTCGCACCCATTAcattactaaaatattaaatttactactcaattaaagttttattttgatgtatttatgcatttttattttaacatgtacaatttattatttacactattgtatatattaataatgttgttaattgaatTTGTGTTACAAGTCAACTCGTCATTAACTCATAATTGATgacaaaatcattataaataattGCAGTGCATttggtattatttatttaatgtatttagttttgttttactcataatttaatctaattattttatttcaatatcatacatattgtgattaattagtttcaaaccatatattttattgtttattaaatattatttttaaatactcATCTATATTTTAAATTCGTAATTTAAACACGTATACACCACATTATATATATTAACTGAGATTTTTGCTTAGGTGTCTAAATAAGGTTTAAGTTGCATTATTTAGGTTGAAAATAATTGTAATATACGTTTATATTAAACATCTTTCAGCTTTGTTGGCTTGAATTGCACGCACTTCAAAGAATCCAATCAATCTTAcatatacaattattttttttcttcggcCAAAATACAAATTGAATTTCTTAGGTATGGTTTAAATACATTTTCATCATCGTTTTTTAAAAATTGCAGACCAGAAATTTAATGTTGGAACCTTTGGACATAAGCTAACTTTGTCGTGCATAGGGATGAAATAGGAAAGGCCGGCCATGGAGCAGGTGGAATTAAAACTACAGAAAGCACTTAATCTCTTAATACAAGCAAAGCCAGTTGCATCCTGAAACTGGTAAAAGATTTTCCAAGGTCCtctgaaaatttataaaagttccaagataaaattataaaattatcttttggctTTCAAAGAATGTATAGTTCAAATATGTTccccttaatatttttttttttatttttattttttgccttTGTCCCCGTCCACAATGTAAAATTGTGAGTGTGTCATCAATTTTCTCTGTTAGAGTAGCTAAAATTGCTAGAGAATCATTAACAAGATCTTTCCTTTCCGAATCGTTCACAAGATTCAGCAACAAAGGAACAACCATAAATGCAAGAACCCTCCAACGGGTGCACTAGGGGTCCAAAAATCGCAACCAATGCATTTCGCTTGCAAGGATGGTTTTCATTCATAActaattttactaattttaaaccTTATGTTGGGATGATGATCAAGATATTCATTGCCCCACATGTGGTCTGGATTCGAATCATGTTAATTGCGTTGTTGTTAAAGGTTTTACCCtccttttataattaaaaaaactttactAATTCTAAAATgacttaaggattttcatccatCAAAACCAATTCTCCTCAAGCGAAGTGCTTAATATAACATGGAGGAGGAAGATTCAAACTATGCCTTTTGGAGttgggagaagaagaagaagaagaaaaaagaaaaaaaaaactttatcatCACACTGTTAATAGTAGTTAATAGTTAAGTAATTATAACATAATAAATCAATCATATAATAATCATATgataacttttttaaatttaacaacaaaaatataatttaaaccatatatattattattaaacttgTAACTTTTCTAATCAAAATCTGATTGAAGacttccattattatttttatttttatgggatatatccataaagaaaaaaaatgaaaatatattaaatctaCATTTAACAcatgtaagttatttaataaagAAAATGTGGTTATCAGAAAACATGTTTTtctataaaactaaaaaaaaaaaaacataaatgccCTTGAAAGTAacatttaaatgtttttttcaGTCATTATGAATTAGTATCACAATTAACCAACTAAGTTAGGGTTTCGTATGCAACATAAAGTGTTAAAAATAATGACCGACAATATTAAAATAAGCAAATGTGGGTAAAGTTATTAAAAAGGAGGAGGAAGAAAATCAACCGCTCTCAATATGGATAATTAATCAgatttctccctttcttttttcttatatatCCAACTAAAATACTGATCCCAATACGTTCTCACACcaagcttttcttttcccttttatttatttatttattttaatccttgTTTTTTTgtcttcttatatatatatataattataatttccaCTTTGTTGTTTTTCTCCCACTCAATCagttatattgttttttaattctATATAAGAATAAATGAATTTGTGGTTCATTAATTTTGCACTATCTTTTTCATATAGCTTTCATGTGTTGGAAAGTAAGTCTGCTAAATTAGAATAAGTCAAAGGGCAAAGGCAAATAAATAGAGAAACATAATTGCAT
The sequence above is drawn from the Gossypium hirsutum isolate 1008001.06 chromosome A05, Gossypium_hirsutum_v2.1, whole genome shotgun sequence genome and encodes:
- the LOC107958746 gene encoding transcription factor bHLH68 — protein: MNRGVLQSSPVQQLMAGNPNWWNINTMRPPTHHHQQAAAVAAAPSSFLHPTPTTFFPHTPTSSSSSSSSSSLPVPSWHDNNQELPESWSQLLLGGLVGEEEKGGDIGQFQALHQVSNANSVVDVKQENSASSYVYGHAGEDFHHHQANKPAWFHQISSAASSPKSSVTSFSSNMLDFSGNKAEHGRQPQPDRSSECNSTATGGPLKKPRVQPSATQSTLKVRKEKLGDRITSLHQLVSPFGKTDTASVLSEAIGYIRFLQSQIEALSLPYLGSGSANMRHQQQQSDCKEEAKKDLRSRGLCLVPVSCTLEVWSGDNGADYWAPPPALGAGFFR